The stretch of DNA ACGTTCAGGACCGCCTGGGCCGGATCAAACTGCTGTCATTGGATGTGGACGGGGTGATGACGGACGGCGGGCTGTACTACACGGACGAGGGCGTTCAGTTTCGTAAATTCAACGTCAAAGACGGCTTGGGCATCAAGCGTGCGATGAAGGCTGGCATGCAGATTTGCATCATTTCAGCGTCCAAGCAGACGTCGACCTACATCCGGGCGGCGCACTTGGGCATTCAGCACGTGCGCATCGGCGCCGAAGACAAAATCAAAGAGCTGGAAGACATCATCTCCACCTTGGGGGCGAGTTTGGACGAAGTTGCACACATGGGGGACGATTTGACCGACGTGCCTGTGATGGAGGCCGTGGGGCTTGCCCTGACGGTTTGCGACGCGGTTGAGGAAGCCTTGGAGGCTGCTGACTATGTCACCCAAAAAGGCGGGGGCAAAGGGGCTGTTCGCGAGATCTGCGATCTGATCGTGAAGGCGAACGCTTGAGTTCCGGCCTGTGAGTGCGCATCTCTAAAATAGAGAGGCCGCGCTGATGAAATATCACAATCTCTTTCAGTCCATGTTCATGTTGTTCGCCATGACGGTGCTCTTGGCGACCATCGGCTTTATTTTGGCTGGGCGCGAAGGCTTGTTGATCGCGGCCTTTGTTGCGGCGACGTTCATGATGTTTGGGCGCAGCCAGTCCACCAAGTGGATGCTGCACGCCATCGGTGCGGTCAAACTGCGCCCCGACCAAGCACCGGTGCTCCATGAAATACTGGCAGAACTCAGCCGCCGGGCAGGGATTGAGCGCGCGCCCACACTGCATTTGGTCGAAGCGAGCACCATGTTGGGCTTTTCAACGGGGACGTCGTCCCATGATGCTTCAATCGTCTTGAGCTCGTCTTTGGTTCAGAGATTGAATGCACGCGAGATCGCAAGCGTGATGGCGCACGAAATCAGCCACATCGCCTCGGGCGACCTGGCGGTTATGGCCATGGCGGACACGCTGACGCGCATGACCCGAACCCTGTCTTTGTTGGGCTTATTCTTTCTGATCTTCAACGTGCCCATGGCGGCAACGGTGGGGGCACAGGTGCCGTGGGGCGTGGTGATCTTGCTCGCATCCGCCCCCTTGATCAGTTACGTGATGCAGATGACCTTGTCGCGCTTACGTGAATTCGAAGCCGACGAAGGGGCCATAGGTCTCTCTGGCGACCCAGAGGGGCTCATTGGTGCGTTGGAGAAGCTGGAAATCCAAAACACAGGCTTTTTGCGCCACGCCTACGTGCCAAGCCACCCGGAAACGGA from Magnetovibrio sp. PR-2 encodes:
- a CDS encoding KdsC family phosphatase, whose protein sequence is MKLSKADVQDRLGRIKLLSLDVDGVMTDGGLYYTDEGVQFRKFNVKDGLGIKRAMKAGMQICIISASKQTSTYIRAAHLGIQHVRIGAEDKIKELEDIISTLGASLDEVAHMGDDLTDVPVMEAVGLALTVCDAVEEALEAADYVTQKGGGKGAVREICDLIVKANA
- a CDS encoding zinc metalloprotease HtpX; protein product: MKYHNLFQSMFMLFAMTVLLATIGFILAGREGLLIAAFVAATFMMFGRSQSTKWMLHAIGAVKLRPDQAPVLHEILAELSRRAGIERAPTLHLVEASTMLGFSTGTSSHDASIVLSSSLVQRLNAREIASVMAHEISHIASGDLAVMAMADTLTRMTRTLSLLGLFFLIFNVPMAATVGAQVPWGVVILLASAPLISYVMQMTLSRLREFEADEGAIGLSGDPEGLIGALEKLEIQNTGFLRHAYVPSHPETEPSLLRSHPMTVERVRRIAELEPGVEPLPSTLIGTQHGYPGSQDYGLGVPIRWLLRWWR